The nucleotide sequence TCGCCCAGTTCGCGGTGTCGATCGGGCTCATCATCTGCACGGCCATCATCTACGGCCAGACCGTCTACGCCCGCACCGTCGATCCGGGCTACAACCGCGACAACATCCTCCAGGTCGAGGAGCTCTCCCGCTACCAGCTGATCGACAAGGGCGAGGCGATCGCCGAGCGGGCGAAGCGGGTTCCCGGCGTGGTCGCGGCCGGCCGCACGACCATCGGCGTCGCTACGGACAATAACAACAACACCGGCTTCATGGTCCCGGGCAATCCGGAGCCGATCACCATCGGCAACTATCAGGTGGACGAGGGCTTCTTCGACGCGATGGGCATCACCCTCGCCGCCGGCCGCTGGTTCCAGGAAGCGCGGCCGATGGACGACATGACGCTGCCCTATCCGCCCGAAGACGAGTCGCAGCGGGCGATGGCGCAGCGCGGCGGCAATATCGTGGTCAACGAGCTGGCGACGCAGCGGCTGGGCTTCAAGAGCCCGGCGGACGCCGTCGGCAAGACTTTGAAGGCGGCGCTGGTCGACAATGAGATCGGGCTCGTGCCCGTCACCATCATCGGCGTGGTCAAGGACTCCCGCTTCCGTTCGGTGAAGCTGCCGCTCGACCCGATCATGTTCACCAACTGGAACAGCGGCCACACCCACCTCATCGTCCGCTACAATGGCGATCCCAAGGCGGTGCGGGCCGGCATCGAGCAGATGTGGAAGGGCATCACCACCGACGTCCCGTTCAAGGCCGAATATAGCGACGACATTATCGGCGAGCTTTACGAGGCCGAGGACGCGCGCGCGCAAACCTTCGCCGCTTTCGCCTTGCTGGCGGTGATCGTCGCCTGCCTCGGCCTCTTCGGCCTCGCCGCCTTCACCGCCGAGCGGCGGACCAAGGAGATCGGCATCCGCAAGGTGATGGGCGCGCGCAGCCGCGACATCGTGCGCCTGCTCGCCTGGCAATTCTCCAAGCCGGTCATCATCGCCAACCTCATCGCCTGGCCGATCGCCTGGTGGGCGATGCGGGACTGGCTCAACACGTTTGATGCGCGCATCGACCTCGGCCCCGGTCCCTTCGTGCTGGCGGCGGTCCTGGCGCTCACCATCGCCATCGGCACCATCGCCGGCCACGCCTTCAAGGTGGCACGCTCCAACCCCATCAACGCCCTCCGCTACGAGTAGGAAAAACAAGATATGTGGCGCAATTATCTGACGGTCGGTGTCCGGGCTCTCGGCAAGAACAAGACCTATGCCCTGATCAACATCTTGGGGCTGGCGATCGGCATGGCCGCGTGCCTGATCCTGCTGCTCTTCGTGCGCTACGAGCTCACCTATGACGAGGCGTTGCCCGGGTCCGAGAACGCCTATCAGTTCCAGACCTACTACACCGATCCCGACACGGGCGAGGAGGGCAACCTCCAGATGGCGGCCTATGCCACCAAGCAGGCGCTGCTGAAGGACTTTCCGCAGATCGATCAGATCGTCTACGCGCAGTGGTCGGGTCCGGTGGTGATCAAGGACGGCGAAGCGTTCGACGTCGAGGACTTCAAGTTCGTCGACGGGCCGCTGTTCGAGATCCTCCAATTCCCCTTCGTCCAGGGAAATCCGGGGACCGCGCTCGCCCAGCCGGGTTCGATCGTGCTGACCGAGAGTGAGGCTGAGAAACGTTTCGGCAACGAGAATCCGATGGGCCAGACGCTGACCGTCGTCGCCCAGGGCGTCAACACCGACTATCGCGTCACCGGCATCATCCAGGATCCGCCCAAGAACAGCCATGTGAAGCTGACCATGGCGGCGCGCTACGATCCCGCCACCTATTGGGCCGACAATCCCGACTTCCTCACTTCCTTCGGCTGGCAGTCCGGCCATGTCTACGTGAAGCTGAAGCCCGGCACCGATCCGCAGGCGATCAACAGCCAGCTCCAGGCCTGGGAGAAGCGCAACATCCCCGACCAGTTCTTCGGCGGGCAGCGCTTCAACCAGGGCGACCAGGCCGATTTCGGCCTCGTCAACATCCGCGACGTCCATCTCGGCGAGGCCCAGGACGGCGCGATGACTCCCGGCAACGATCGCCGCTCGATCATCACCTTCGCCATCGTCGCCTTGCTCATCCTCGGCATGGCCTGCGTCAACTTCACCAACCTCGCCACCGCCCGCGCCAGCCAGCGGGCCCGTGAGGTGGCGCTGCGGAAAGTGCTCGGCGCCAATCGCAAGCAGCTCATCGTTCAGTTCATCGGCGAGTCCGTGCTGGTCGCCGCCTTCGCCATGCTGCTCGCCCTGGCGATGACGGAGCTGGCGCTGCCGGTCATCTCCAACTTCCTCGAAGCGGATCTGGCGCTCAACTATTTCGGCGAAGGCGGCCTGATATTGCCGATCCTGGCGCTGGTGCTCGTCGTCGGTGCGGCGGGTGGCATCTATCCCGCCTTCTACCTGTCGCGCTTCCAGCCGGCCCAGGTGCTGAAGGCCAACAAGTCGTCCGCCGAGGCGCAGGGCACCGGCCGACTGCGCAACGTGCTGGTGGTGAGCCAGTTCGCCGTTTCCATCGGCCTCATCATCTGCACGGCGGTGGTCTACCTCCAGACGGTCCACGCCCGCACGGCGGACCCGGGCTATAATCGCGAAGGCCTGATCCAGATCGCCGGCATCGGTCGCCGCCAGCTCGAACCGGTCGTCGAGCCGCTGATGCGCGAGATCGGCAAGATCGACGGCGTCGTCGGCACCGGCCGCACCACCATCGGCATCGCCACCGGCAACAGCAGCAACACGGGCGTCCAGCTGCCGGGCCGCGACCAGCCGATCAACATCGGCCAATATTATATCGATGACGGTTTCTTCGAGACGATGGGCATCGACCTGCTCGCCGGCCGCACCTTCGACGAGAATCGGCCCGCCGACAGCTCCGAGCGTCCCTTCCCCGAAGATCCCGCGGCCGAGCAGGCCTTCGCTGCGCGCGGCGCCAATGTCGTCGTCAACGAGTTGGCGGCCAAGCGCATGGGCTTCGCCTCTTCGCAACAGGCCGTCGGCAAGACCCTGAAGGCCGCGCTCGTCGACCCGGAATATGGCGGCATGGTGCCGGTAACGATCATCGGCGTGGTCGAGGATTCCCGCTTCCGCTCGGTGCGGGAGCCGATCGACTCGATCATGTTCTTCTACGCGCCCAACTTCGTGAACGAATTGCTCGTCCGCTACGACAGCGACAATCCCGCCGCGGTGCGCGACCGGATCGAGGGGGTGTGGAAGCGGATGGCGCCGGAAGTGCCGTTCGACGCCAAGTTCAGCGAGGAGATCATCGGCGAGCTCTACGAGGCGGAGGACGCCCGCGCGACGATCTTCGCCGGCTTCGCCGTGCTCGCCGTCATCGTCGCTTGCCTCGGCCTCTTTGGCCTCGCCGCCTTCACTGCAGAGCGGCGCACCAAGGAGATCGGCATCCGCAAGGTGATGGGCGCTCGGTCACGCGACATCGTTCGCCTGCTTGCCTGGCAGTTCTCCAAGCCGGTGATCATCGCCAACCTCATCGCCTGGCCCGTCGCCTGGTGGGTGATGCGCGATTGGCTCAACACCTTCGACGCCCGCATCGACCTCGGCCTGACGCCGTTCGTCCTCGCGGCCATCATCGCCCTCGCCATCGCGATCGGCACCATCGCCGGACACGCGCTCAAGGTCGCTCGCGCCAATCCGATCCACGCGCTGCGTTACGAATAGGAGAAGGAGTCACGGGGGCATGTGGAGGAACTATCTGACGGTCGGCTTCAGGGCGCTGGCGAAAAACAAGGCTTATGCCTTCATCAATATCGTTGGCCTGGCGCTGGGGATCGCCGCC is from Sphingosinicella humi and encodes:
- a CDS encoding ABC transporter permease, producing MWRNYLTVGVRALGKNKTYALINILGLAIGMAACLILLLFVRYELTYDEALPGSENAYQFQTYYTDPDTGEEGNLQMAAYATKQALLKDFPQIDQIVYAQWSGPVVIKDGEAFDVEDFKFVDGPLFEILQFPFVQGNPGTALAQPGSIVLTESEAEKRFGNENPMGQTLTVVAQGVNTDYRVTGIIQDPPKNSHVKLTMAARYDPATYWADNPDFLTSFGWQSGHVYVKLKPGTDPQAINSQLQAWEKRNIPDQFFGGQRFNQGDQADFGLVNIRDVHLGEAQDGAMTPGNDRRSIITFAIVALLILGMACVNFTNLATARASQRAREVALRKVLGANRKQLIVQFIGESVLVAAFAMLLALAMTELALPVISNFLEADLALNYFGEGGLILPILALVLVVGAAGGIYPAFYLSRFQPAQVLKANKSSAEAQGTGRLRNVLVVSQFAVSIGLIICTAVVYLQTVHARTADPGYNREGLIQIAGIGRRQLEPVVEPLMREIGKIDGVVGTGRTTIGIATGNSSNTGVQLPGRDQPINIGQYYIDDGFFETMGIDLLAGRTFDENRPADSSERPFPEDPAAEQAFAARGANVVVNELAAKRMGFASSQQAVGKTLKAALVDPEYGGMVPVTIIGVVEDSRFRSVREPIDSIMFFYAPNFVNELLVRYDSDNPAAVRDRIEGVWKRMAPEVPFDAKFSEEIIGELYEAEDARATIFAGFAVLAVIVACLGLFGLAAFTAERRTKEIGIRKVMGARSRDIVRLLAWQFSKPVIIANLIAWPVAWWVMRDWLNTFDARIDLGLTPFVLAAIIALAIAIGTIAGHALKVARANPIHALRYE